The segment CGCTACGACCTCGCGGCTTTCACTCGCTTTACTGTCGATGATGCCCTTTACCAAGGTATACTTATCGGTAGGCGACGACCTGGCCAATACTCGTAATTTTGGCCACACCTTATCGAGTAGATGCTGTTGCACCTCGCCATGGTTGTCTCTAATCCTGCGATTAAACTCTTTACCCTCGAGAATGAGGAAGTCCTCGTTCGGCTTGAGAATACCACACTTAAGCGCGATGGATCGCGCGGTATTTATATTGTCACCCGTCACCATGCGCACGGTGATGCCGGCCTTTTGGCATTTCCTAATTGCGTCCGGTACTTCGGGACGCACCGGATCTTCGATACCGACGATGCACAAGCAGGTGAGATTGTTCACTAGATTATCTTCGTCGTCCCAATTGGGCTCGTTGTCGATGTGAACTTGATTGATCTCTGCCTTGCCAGGAACAAAGTCGCGATAAGCGATGGAAATGGTGCGTAGTCCGTTGCATGCCATGGGTTCGATCACGTTCTTTACTAAACGCTCTTGCATCTCTCTGGTAAACGTCTCCAGATGACCTTCGCGACCATATATAAAGGCACAtctgcaataaaatttattcaaatccttttcaatcaaattgaaaaagaaatttatattatttccaaGTAATATCAATCTAATGGTttctcaattttcaaaaaaatttggaGAAATTTAAACAAACGGTAAAATTTTCACACAGCTCAAAAAGATTGTTGATATTTTACTCTCAAATATTTCGGAGACTCGAAATTCTGTCACGAAAGCTtcaaattggaaaaaaaaaaaaaaaaaaaaaaaaaatgaaatgaaagaaaCGAGTGGAATTACAAGAttcagtaaattttaatatgtttgaataaaagaataaactaTACGTACTTCTTCATGATGATCTCGGAAGCGCCCTTGGTGAAGAGCCTATATCCACCGCCCTTCCTGGGAATGACGGTAGACATGCTCTTTCTTACGCTATTAAACGTATACACCCGCGTAAAGGTTTCCTCAGGATAATCGTCCCGCACGGTTTGATATTTCTTGCCCAGGGCTAATACGAATCCAAGTAAGGCACATTCGGTTTTGTTGCCGACCTGCAACGACAATTCGCTAGGGTCCTGCGACTCCATTATTCGCGACGTGTACGCCGAATTGATGGAGATGGCCTGTATGATCAGTTCGCCGATATGGCTCGGTAAGTCCGAGAAATTCGGCGTAGTTTTGCACATCTTCTCGCATATGTACGACTGTACCACGGTCATGCGGTTCGTAGTCAAGGTGCCGGTCTTGTCCGAGCAAATGGCGGTGGCGTTACCCATAGTCTCGCAGGCATCCAAGTGACGTACCAGATTGTTGTCCTTCATCATTTTCTgtacagagagaaaaatggattaaaaacgaattttttctttttttaaattgacgaCAAAATCTTTGTAGAATTTTACCTTGACGGAGTAAGCGAGCGACAAGGTGACGGCTAGCGGAAGACCCTCGGGTACGGCGACTACGAGCACCGTAACACCGATGATCAGATGCCGCACCAGATCATTGGCGTACGTGTTTCGCCACGGCCTGCCCTCGATGACGAAGGTCGTCACGCAGAACTGTATGATTAAAATGACGACGGTGAGCACCGCGATGGTCGAGCCGGCGTAACCGATCTGTATGGCGAGTTTAGTTAGCTTGGCTTGCAGAACACTCTTCTCCTTCTTCCCGCTGGTCTCCGCGGCGCTCGCGGGCGCGGCCGCGTGATGATTCTCGCCACCCTCGTGCTTACCGCCGCCTCCGCTTCCGGTCACGTGACTGTTCCCGGTAATCTCTACCGTTTCATCTCCTTGAGTTTTATCACGTCAATATTAGACTGCATCCTTCACCGTTACATATCGCCGATCGAGGCTCAATCGACCCGAGCGATCGCATCCCGAGCAAAATCTTGATCGTACCAAGGATTTGCTGATCGATCGCAATTTGAGATAACACTGATTGAATCTCGATCGTTACACTTAAaacgagtatatatatatatgtatgtatatcaattaTCTCAAAAgcattctaataaaaatactggATGCTACTCGAGAGTTGGTGGATAGTCAAAAGTTTTAATGAAAGATGATTGAGATTAATGTGGAAGACACAATAAGTTACATATGTTAGAAAAACACATTAAAACCATGGGTGTTTATATCATTACTAGAATGCAGAAAACAAGAAGCTATATGCAAGAACGAGGTAGCCGCTAATGCGTGtcaaatgcatatataaaccACTGCCAATAGAACACGCAAAGATCAATAGGGAACACGTAAGCGTggataatgtaattttgtttcttttcttacGCTCTCGGCACATGATGTAGCGTTTGATGTATCAAGAGAATGCATTCCTTAAACAAATCGTTTAACGTCCAATCTCACCGCTCCCGCatcttgattttaaattaatgtcattTCTTTGCTACATCGAGGTCCGAGAGTATACCCTTAAACCATATTCGacgagacaaaaaaaaaaaaaaaaaaaaaaaaaagaaaaagaaaaagaaattaaactttttaatcaaatgtcattaaagatagagagagagagagagagagagagagagagagagagagagagagagagaaagagagtgcgataaaaagaaatattcctTTGGAGATACGCaacattaatgtaaaattcatagatataattaatcaaagtaATTACACAAGAAAAATTTCCGAACGAAATGtagaagaaatgaaaaagtGAGATGAAGTGaaagataaagattaaaaaactgAATGCTGTCTTGAGGACTCAAAACgttcaattaatttcttggCCTCGATGGCCACGAAtctatgtgtataatatatgcataattatatatatgtatatatatatatgtatatcaagataatataaaaacaataagaaaaaatatataaatatatatatatattatttagaattttattcacCTGGTAATGACTTCTTCTTCCGCTGCTTTTTAGCctctagataaaaaaatacatgcaaaatgaaattgattagcaatctatttaaaaaatatatatgccaATGGTATAATAGTCGCgtcaataaaagaatttacatttgtgattataatttttttcatttttcactgATTTTCGCAAAAGGGTACTTAACACTAACAAATGAAATAGGTAGATAGATAGGTACAGCCCAGAAGGTTAAACATAAAGAAGCAACTATTGCTTCTATGATATAGGAACAAAATCTTACTAGTATAATTGTAAGAGTGCATAAAAGTACATTCCTGTTTGAATaacttatcaataaaatagtttACCTTCTAGGTTGTGTAATAACGAAAGATTTACAGAGGGATATGGATCAAGGACAggatttatgatattttgatatgatttttttataaaatgtcctAAAAATGACGTACTTTTCCTGAGCTATTAAtacattgattaaattaaaaaacgcaatacattatttaatattgaatgagacaaagagagagagagagagagaggaagagagttCAAAGATTCTGGTGGTAAATGttgtaatttgaaatatgtataactatatataaatgacaattattttcttcttttagaAATGTAATCGTGTAAACTAAATTTTagagtttaataatattagaatatattatatatgtttaatattcatataaaagtttaaaagtttCGGTTTTTGATTCAAAAAGTACATGACTTTTGAgacactttttataaaaattattttgaaaaagtttatataacgataataattttaatcttgaaattttcaagtacaaaatttcatatacacatatcagacaaagataaaaaaaaaaaaaaaacatatagcAAAAACATTTATAGCTAGAAAAGGACAGAAACACAAATGATTTACAAAcgcaagaaatataaaataatagcatcttaacaaaattatattaataaaggcAGTATCCTTGATGAACAATGTAAatggatttttaatttttcaggaTAATTcgcgaatatataaatataatacataactggtaaatattattttgatattcagtacaacgtatataatgtattcatAGTGTAAACAAGTAAGccggaaaaaaaatctttattaatacaatggGAATTGCCATAAAATAATGCGCCCTATAATGCTGTATCATGGCAGTTTtatgtagaatattttctaaaaatatacatgaaaagtGTCTATTCTGAAAACATTGACAAATTGAAATACAAATCTTCTACAATCAATTAGTTAatgagttaataaaaataaaaaatccaatGTTGGCAAATGCAATGtcgagaatataaaatacagggaatgaaaaaaaaatggctgttgtaaaattcataataaaaaaaaaatgatcacaCCAATTCACGTCAAAACCATGCGTCCACTGCGATTCGTCTACACTCATTTTGAAACATTCGTAAATGTCATGCGGGAATATGGTAGAGAATACCAACAACTTCTATTACAAGGCACAAATTGCCATAAAATCTATTTGCTACTATAAACATATCGTAATGCATCCATGTACCGAatcttcaataaaatttttagagtaGAGTTTGCGCTAAATGATTCAGAAGTTGCTAGTAGAGATAGTAGAGATAGGTATACTAAATCATTAGAGTGAAAAGAGATATGTGGGATATCAATCTCAAAAGTAATCTGATAAAACATAATAGAACTTTCAGAGaaaaacatgtatatgtactgtatatgtgtatatatatatatatatatatatatatatataaacaaaaattacacattACTCTAAGAATTTAGTAACCTTTGTATAAATGTGCAATCATTCAaagcgatcgatcgatcgatcgatcggcAATAACGATTATACGTAcctttcttcattttcttgATTTCTTGCTCCTGTTGATCAACAGCAGCACCCAATAAGGTAAAGATAATACCCGCTTGGGAGTTAACACCTACTGCAGTAACTAACATTTTTCCGGAACCCTCCATCACATGTGTACCTTTTCAACAATACAGTAACATTCAAGATAGTCTTCTGTCGCGTAAAAATCCTTTAAACATTTTgagacttttttttacaataaaaaaattatccaaaaTAATGACTGTTACAATTCAATTCAAGCAAGGCTATCTCACCTGAAAGTACCATAGGATCAAACGATTCCCCTTTCTTTACATGATCTGACTCTCCAGTCAGACTGGATTCATCCACTTTGAGATCGTTGCTTTGTATAAGAATACCGTCTGCAGGCAACAGGTCTCCATATTTTATCTGTATTGTCAAACagctaatttaatataaattttacttttgctttctatgttaatattaacaattctaGCGTACATGTCCCATGTTaacaaattgtattatatatttaaaaagtgtatttaaaaaacttatatacccTAATCCTCTAAATAGcgttaaaagttttaattaatactgttGCATATATACCTGACAAATGTCACCAACAACAATATCAGACACGGAAACTTGTTTCACTTCTCCTTGCCGTATAACCGAGAACTTGTGCTCTCCCTCTATCCGACTCTGAAGACCTCTAAACTGTCTCTCCTTGGAGTAGTCGTTAAACGCCGTCACTAAGACCACCACAATTACAGAAATCAATATAGCGAGTCCTTCAATCCAACCATATTTCGCTTCGTCCTCATCTACTAAagctggaaataaaaaatacattattcaaCATCTTTTGGAAACCtttcttcaaaattcaagttgacaaaatttatctttatgtgCTTTGTGTCGAAAGATTTTAATACACAGAAATATCAAACATCAAGTTGACAACCCAACAAATGGCAATCACTCATAAAGATAAAGTACACAATATCACATCATAAATACTTACGTTTTTCATCATCAGCTGGATGATAAAAGCTAAGACCTAATGAAACCAATGCTGCTACTTCTAAGATGATTAACGTGACATCTTGCAATGCTTCCCATACTAactgtaaaaatgtttttggtGGTTTTGGAGGTATCATATTGGAACCAAATGTATCTCGCCTATGTTGTATGTCTGCTACTGACCCACTAAGACCTGTATAGATAATAAGaatcatgatatatataaatatccctTGTaccattttctttttatatgaaaaatattctttatatgtaatttttttccccTTTCCATATTGTAATTCAAAATTTGGATACGTTAGAAGCAACATTCATACCTTCATTGGGTGAAGTATACAGCTTTTTACAAATCTCCTGCACACCACCGTAGCTATTGACTTTGTTGACACCTTCGCGCCCCCGCAGCTCCATGAGCTCGCGGAGTTGCTTAAGCGTGACACCATATTGGGCCGGCCGGCCGTCTATCGTCGCCATGATATCTCTGTCGCCTCTGTTGGCCGAAGCCAACTACTGTTACGCTTCCACAAGGCTACACAGCTCGTATTATTCTCTGGCGTCGCTGCTCCACTGGCCTCCAAACGAATGGAGGACCAACGGCTGAAAGATAACAGAAAGAGATCGTTTAGTGGTAAAGTTTGCAAACTGTCACAagttttaaatgcaaatatataatagttttatgttAGATTTATACACTAGTTGTgttgcaatttttatcaacgCAACGTGTCGCCattattgtcattataatGGTCACCTGTTGtctaatgaaaaatacacCTAATGGAAAATAAATCAACAGATTTGAGGGAAAGAATGAAATCATCAAGATCACCGTGCGACTAAGGTGTGTAGCACGCATTGTCGGATGACAGTCGCGCGGGGTATAGCTACACGAGACAGCCCCTCTCGATCGGAGGGGCTCCGGACTCCGGAATTGAAATGCGGACGAAATCGATATCGGCGCAACCGCGTGTCACGATACGAAACAAATATCCGACGATAACGATGACAAGGTAGGGCACGCGGGCTCTCGTTCACGTCGCTTATGCAACGCGATTATTGATTCCGGGGATGTGCAGCGACGTCGAAAGGAGCAACATCGCTCCGCCGTGCTGGTTTCTAccacacgcgcgcacacacacacacacacgcacgcacacatacatatatatatatatatatatatatatatatatatatgtataacataccATGTCGACCCTACCGCGGCGCTTCGCGTTAAATGTCAAACTCCTTTAACCCGGCGCCCGAGCAAACGGCTCTCCGGTCGTCCGTGTGTCATGGAGAGAGTCTCTAGGTCGAAGCGATCGAAGCGAGAGATCACGACGCGTCGAATCCGTGATTGGTTGacctcgagagagagagagagagagagagagaggggggggagagagagggggagagagagagagagagagagagagagagagagttcacTCGGTCCCGTCCTCCGTCAAAGGGTAAAGAATGCACGAGCTGGAGCGCCGCCCGAAGATTGAGGTTATAGGCGCCAAGCAGCGACAGCGGGCGGCGGGCGGCTTCGGCCGCTCGTCTGACTCTGACGGTCTGACGTCTGACAGCGGCGTGAACATTCCCGCGGAACTCGCGGCTCGCGGGAACAGGGTGAAGTCGGCAACGGGCGAGGAGAGTTTTACCCGAAATCCGAAACTCGGACGGCAACCGCTCCGAGCTCCGACTCGGACGAATGGAAAATAACACGACGCTACGGACTGTCACTCGCGCTCGCTCGATAAAAGAATACAAACACGGTGCTCTAAAAATAACTACGCGCTTCGAGCAACGGacagaaagggagaaagataGACAGACAGGCAAACGTCTTTACCTCCCGACGATTTTCTTTTCGTCCTACGCACGAAAAGCAACGTATTTCGGTGAAAATAATGTGGATTCGACGTAACCACTAGGCTCGCACTACATTCCCGTCGAAACTTGGCAATTCTCCGTTGTCAGCGAATGACGTacaagagaggaagagagagagagagagaaagggagagagagagagaaattttatcgCTATGTAGGTAGACAGACGATCCGGCAAGGTGCGAATACGAGGCTAGGTTCTCGATAGCCATGAAAAAGCGAGTGTTAAGTGAAATGAGCCATTAGCAAAGTGATAATCAATTTGTGTTGCCCTCTAGTAGAGCGCGAGCGTaactcttttctctctctctctctctctctctgcctcccccttccttccttccttccttccttccttccttcctctccttctttcgctctctttctctctctctctttctctgatcCCTTTTTTATCTCGCGTGAATGATGGATTCATtcattttaaacttattacattttagGTCTATTACTTtctaaattgcattttttcattacttaCTACTTACTgcatttaaaaagagaaacagatatatatatgtatgttcaagttttgaaaatagaaatactaatatgaaaaaattccaTTTACAGTATTTTTgccttctatttttttccgtCAAAGCGTTAACATATTAGACATTTgttattacatgtattatgTAACATACATTatgttatacgtatataaagaTATGAGTAAGCTTTtagcagaaaaaaatagaatatacatatatatatatacataaaaattataaattattgtaattggtgaaaaacctgctaatggcagatttTTGAGATTATTTGGAGACGATTCTTCCTcggattgaaaaaaaaggcgcttttcgcaaactaaaaactttttggagttaaaaaattatcaaaactatattctttaaataatttcagatagagtttattctagtagaattttaatttaaggcttaattacaaagatacataaaaacaaaaattggaaacttgcaaaaaatgacgACATCcgtcgatattttcgctgaggaaaaatcgactccaaatgatctctCTAGAATCTGACATTAACAGGTTTTTCACTAATtacaggacaccctgtatatatatatatatatatatatatatatatacagggtgtcctgtaATTAGTGAAAAACCTGTTAATGTCAGATTCTAGagagatcatttggagtcgatttttggagtcgatatatatatatatatatatatatatatatatatatatatatatatatatataaagaaaatggttcgaaaaaaattaataccacGATGAAGAAAGAAGCGACCTAAATACGCATCGAGatacatagaaatataatCTGTTCGATAAGAGctcttttctccttctttACGATATAAAAGCTCGACAAGATAATCGGAGACATCGAGACGCCGGGCGTCGTCAACGTCGCGACGCCACGCGACGAAACGAAACGCGTTTCCGCTCGGGGAATAATTCCGCGCGCAGCTTAACTCACTCGCGGTTTACGTAATTTTCATCCCCGACACGCGCGCTATTTTCAACCAATGGTAATAATCAACGGCGGTCGCGCGGGCGACCGACCGGTTACGATCGCGCGCGACTTCCTTTTACGACATCATCGCCGAGGCGGTTTTAAGCACTTTCGCCATCACGCAAAATACGTGCATGATGTCCCAATTATAATACGCGACGTTAAATGACTAAGAATAGTGGGCGAGCAAAACACAACGTGGAAATAACGAATGTAAAAGTTGAGAcgtctgtaaaaaaaattctttgaaaattctctgattttcCAGGCATTTTTGTtcgaaattttagaataaaatatatattttaaatatataaatataaaaaatatgtaaatatattttaaatatataattttaataaaaagaattgttttttttaaatttttaatgtttttacaatttaactttttaaaataaagtttttttattgcgtTTTTTAAATGCTCATACGAAGGAAGAACATGGAGCTTCAAGTGCTTTTGCAAATGTACTGAAAGAAACTAGATAGTTTTTTAagctaacattttttataacattttttatttttttatcgctagaaattacaataaaaaacatgcatattcaatattttttttccgctaaaaattacaataaaaaatatacacattcaatattttttaaagacatttaatatataaacacagagatatatttttataatatattttaaatacataactCGTAATtagcttattatatatacattgttgattgtttacaataaaagtaaaattatcaaggaaagaattttataaaaaattcccgaaatttcaaaaatttaataaaaattttttgcttcagaaacaaaaaaattcttgagAATTCTATAGAGTAGTGTTTTCCAGGGAGTAAACCCTCTTACCTATAATAACGCGAGAAGATacgtcaaaattattaaaatttctatcgcTCTATTATACACATGAATGACGCACAATAATtcgagggggggggggggagggagagagaaaaaacttCTTACATATCGATCCAACCGACAAATTACGTAAGCAGAGGTAATTTTCCGTTTGCGGCCGCtactttatttgttattattaaaatgtacagTGTTAAGCATTTGGCATGCGCGCATAATTGCATTTCGTCGCGTGCGTTTAAGTCGCTAGGGCGAATTTTATACCGCGATCTGgcgatttgaaatatttccaaaaaGTCTCCCTTGTCTCGTCGTGTTCGTTTCGCAAAAGcgcgaaattataatatttcttctttctcgcTTGGATTCACGATAATTATCGAAGCCAATCGTTGaaaatatcgtttattttaGTGAATCGATCAACCGATTAATCATCGCGCAGTCTTTCCCTTTGCGCTGTACAATAAAAATcgcaaattaaatatcttgcgtgagaaatttatgtatttttaatcacCTACACACGGTACACGTTTTCACTCAttcatgttaaattaattgaataaatttcgaGTGATTCAATATCCAAATGACTCAAACTCCTCGCGTATTCAATGATTCCGACAACTATCCAACTGTCCCAAGGCACAGTCTACAACGTCTGACACAATGCTATAAATACGAACGGCGATCACGGAATCCTGCGATCGCGAGAGAAAACGAAGGTTGCCGGGCTATTACATACTTTCGCGTGGATTACGTGTCGCGATGATGACATTATATGTGAAGGAACGCAGGTACTGGTTGTTGTTGAAACTCACTCTTTCACGAGTGACCGCGGCCACGGGAGCGTATCGTCATTAATACGCTATATACCGGAGGTCGTATAAATACAGGTAGAGGTGGAGTCACCGCGAAATGATGTCACCGCTTACGCACGTTCATCGAATTAGAACCCAGGCGCGATTTTATTATCCGCTTAAGCGTGGCTCTTAACTAAACGAATTTAATCACTTTTGCATGAGTCGCTGTCATTATTCACCCACGTATGTATCACCGTCACGTAACATTAATATaccgtttctttttattaactaCTGCCCGTCGCTGCTAATTGTAAGACAAGAAATGTCCTTCGTCTAACGTCTACGATCAGTAAACAGCCAAATATTCGAACGTTCGCGGCCGAAGCTCTCGGTGCTCCGAAAGTTCAAAGTttcatgaatattaataagaaaaaaaaaaaggtcaaACATACGCGAAGAATTATGACCCAGATTCATACGTTCACCTAGTTTATTCATCAAAgctaatttatcatttttttttgcaccataaattgttatataaattattaaggaTATAAGATAGAAATTATCAAGTTATTGCGTGCAAAatttgagatttaaaaaacacccgaaatattttgcaaagaaattttgttaaatcgATTTGACAATGATAGGAAAAATTTATGTGAGAACAATAGTTGTCTGTAATCtccactcaaaaaaatattttgctaatgtagattagatgtttcaattaaaatttatcgctactttttgtacctgttagaatattgtttatcACGTAttgaatttatagcagcaatattctagcgatacctctagaaaatttagattccattgccaaatattaattatacaaggGCAAacataattgtccttgacaataggtcTTAAAGATGGGCATCAcagacaaattttctgtctaaattacactaatggtacagatataaattctgcctctgtcatttaaattgattaagtgcaaaatatatgcggtATCAgagtatttgttaataatttatctgcttcagttaattttttacatctagaaaatttttcttgaataagTTGCAAGATCAGTTTTATAAGTGTCAAtcttataatatgtacataaatttcttttcttgtaaaaattaattataaaaaatataaatatatatttatattatttataattattttttacaagaaaggAAATTTAATTCACTATTTACGTCGGTATCATGTCCATAatgtatgattttaatattggaATAGAAATTATCTCATCAAAaagcttataaatataaatctatcatTAGTCGATTAATCACTcgattgtcaaaaaaaaaaaaaaaaaaaaaaaaaaaaaaatgatgaggCAAGCAGAACGCATTCCACGAACGCACAGAATAAACAGTAACATGTCACTAATCAACTAATCGCCGGACATGCTCGCGACGCGATTTATCGCGATTCTCTAGAAGAAATCAGCGAGTGAGTGATTCATGAATCGCAAAGAGCATCCTACGCAGAATACAGCTCTCATGCGCGCATTCTTGACATTCTGACATGTcacgcacatatacatatacggcCATCGTCTCTCTTCGGTATCGCCGTTCTCTTATCAAAATCCGAGAAGGCTCTAATGTTCACGAGACACGCTATAATATCGGCGCCGAGGAATGTCGGTGTTTAATGAAGGGAAAAGggcatgtaaataaatatttacggcGCCCCTCTTTAAGCGCCGACTCGCTGGTGAAATCGATATAAACGACATTAAACCGCGTCTCGACTAACATTCATTCGCATTCGCGATACGATCGTTAAAGCGAACAACAATATCGTCATGGATGAcgcatatatttgtttaacacTTTCACCGCCACGCTTACATACATACGTCTGACACGCGTCTGATTCATATGTAAGGAAACAGATCGTTTATTGTAATGAAACAACACGGCGTGATGTATTAAACTCCAAATTTATAGCGTCTCATTTAACAAATGGATAGCGAAGAATAATTTCTTCTTATCGATTCACAGTAATAAATCGCTTAAGGAAAAAGTCATTTTCGTCTTGTAATCGTCTCCTTTCAAATTGTCGAACACGTGTTTCAATCTATTACTTGCGGGCtgtattacttaaaaaatcacTCTCTTAATGGAATATTTCAGCATTTTCgaagaaaaatggaaaataaaaattgacgagGAAAATCGAAAAGGACAGAAAGATTGATAGGAATGACTAACAATGTCggccaattattaaaaattgtcaa is part of the Anoplolepis gracilipes chromosome 2, ASM4749672v1, whole genome shotgun sequence genome and harbors:
- the Pmca gene encoding plasma membrane calcium-transporting ATPase 3 isoform X13 is translated as MATIDGRPAQYGVTLKQLRELMELRGREGVNKVNSYGGVQEICKKLYTSPNEGLSGSVADIQHRRDTFGSNMIPPKPPKTFLQLVWEALQDVTLIILEVAALVSLGLSFYHPADDEKPLVDEDEAKYGWIEGLAILISVIVVVLVTAFNDYSKERQFRGLQSRIEGEHKFSVIRQGEVKQVSVSDIVVGDICQIKYGDLLPADGILIQSNDLKVDESSLTGESDHVKKGESFDPMVLSGTHVMEGSGKMLVTAVGVNSQAGIIFTLLGAAVDQQEQEIKKMKKEAKKQRKKKSLPGDETVEITGNSHVTGSGGGGKHEGGENHHAAAPASAAETSGKKEKSVLQAKLTKLAIQIGYAGSTIAVLTVVILIIQFCVTTFVIEGRPWRNTYANDLVRHLIIGVTVLVVAVPEGLPLAVTLSLAYSVKKMMKDNNLVRHLDACETMGNATAICSDKTGTLTTNRMTVVQSYICEKMCKTTPNFSDLPSHIGELIIQAISINSAYTSRIMESQDPSELSLQVGNKTECALLGFVLALGKKYQTVRDDYPEETFTRVYTFNSVRKSMSTVIPRKGGGYRLFTKGASEIIMKKCAFIYGREGHLETFTREMQERLVKNVIEPMACNGLRTISIAYRDFVPGKAEINQVHIDNEPNWDDEDNLVNNLTCLCIVGIEDPVRPEVPDAIRKCQKAGITVRMVTGDNINTARSIALKCGILKPNEDFLILEGKEFNRRIRDNHGEVQQHLLDKVWPKLRVLARSSPTDKYTLVKGIIDSKASESREVVAVTGDGTNDGPALKKADVGFAMGIAGTDVAKEASDIILTDDNFSSIVKAVMWGRNVYDSIAKFLQFQLTVNVVAVIVAFIGACAVQDSPLKAVQMLWVNLIMDTLASLALATEMPTPDLLLRRPYGRTKPLISRTMMKNILGQALYQLSVIFVLLFAGDLMLDIDTGRGVAAAGGGPTQHFTVIFNTFVMMTLFNEFNARKIHGQRNVFQGIFTNPIFYSIWIGTCFSQVVIIQYGKMAFSTRALTLDQWLWCLFFGIGTLIWGQIVTTIPTRRIPKILSFE
- the Pmca gene encoding plasma membrane calcium-transporting ATPase 2 isoform X6, which encodes MATIDGRPAQYGVTLKQLRELMELRGREGVNKVNSYGGVQEICKKLYTSPNEGLSGSVADIQHRRDTFGSNMIPPKPPKTFLQLVWEALQDVTLIILEVAALVSLGLSFYHPADDEKPLVDEDEAKYGWIEGLAILISVIVVVLVTAFNDYSKERQFRGLQSRIEGEHKFSVIRQGEVKQVSVSDIVVGDICQIKYGDLLPADGILIQSNDLKVDESSLTGESDHVKKGESFDPMVLSGTHVMEGSGKMLVTAVGVNSQAGIIFTLLGAAVDQQEQEIKKMKKEAKKQRKKKSLPGDETVEITGNSHVTGSGGGGKHEGGENHHAAAPASAAETSGKKEKSVLQAKLTKLAIQIGYAGSTIAVLTVVILIIQFCVTTFVIEGRPWRNTYANDLVRHLIIGVTVLVVAVPEGLPLAVTLSLAYSVKKMMKDNNLVRHLDACETMGNATAICSDKTGTLTTNRMTVVQSYICEKMCKTTPNFSDLPSHIGELIIQAISINSAYTSRIMESQDPSELSLQVGNKTECALLGFVLALGKKYQTVRDDYPEETFTRVYTFNSVRKSMSTVIPRKGGGYRLFTKGASEIIMKKCAFIYGREGHLETFTREMQERLVKNVIEPMACNGLRTISIAYRDFVPGKAEINQVHIDNEPNWDDEDNLVNNLTCLCIVGIEDPVRPEVPDAIRKCQKAGITVRMVTGDNINTARSIALKCGILKPNEDFLILEGKEFNRRIRDNHGEVQQHLLDKVWPKLRVLARSSPTDKYTLVKGIIDSKASESREVVAVTGDGTNDGPALKKADVGFAMGIAGTDVAKEASDIILTDDNFSSIVKAVMWGRNVYDSIAKFLQFQLTVNVVAVIVAFIGACAVQDSPLKAVQMLWVNLIMDTLASLALATEMPTPDLLLRRPYGRTKPLISRTMMKNILGQALYQLSVIFVLLFAGDLMLDIDTGRGVAAAGGGPTQHFTVIFNTFVMMTLFNEFNARKIHGQRNVFQGIFTNPIFYSIWIGTCFSQVVIIQYGKMAFSTRALTLDQWLWCLFFGIGTLIWGQIVTTIPTRRIPKILSWGRGQPDDIGAINLGDEKFDPDSDKKPRAGQILWIRGLTRLQTQVIGGELQERLIPVPYSKSSTDQAIRVVNAFRQGLDTRYGEHSSTTLAEVLRKQSSLSKRLSQTSSIEYADNIPDELTIPEIDVERLSSHSHTETAV